One stretch of Manis pentadactyla isolate mManPen7 chromosome 10, mManPen7.hap1, whole genome shotgun sequence DNA includes these proteins:
- the LTA4H gene encoding leukotriene A-4 hydrolase isoform X1, whose amino-acid sequence MPEVVDTCSLASPASVCRTKHLHLRCSVDFTRRVLTGTAALTVQSQEDDLRSLILDTKDLTIEKVVINGQEVKYALGERQSYKGSPMEISLPIPLSKNQEVIIEISFETSPKSSALQWLTPEQTSGKEHPYLFSQCQAIHCRAILPCQDTPSVKLTYSAEVSVPKELVALMSAIRDGEAPDPEDSRRKIYRFSQKVPIPCYLIALVAGALESRQIGPRTLVWSEKEQVEKSAYEFSETESMLKIAEDLGGPYVWGQYDLLVLPPSFPYGGMENPCLTFVTPTLLAGDKSLSNVIAHEISHSWTGNLVTNKTWDHFWLNEGHTVYLERHICGRLFGEKFRHFHALGGWGELQNSMKTFGDTHPFTKLVVDLTNVDPDVAYSSVPYEKGFALLFYLEQLLGGPEVFLGFLKAYIEKFSYKSITTDDWKDFLYSHFKDKVDILNQVDWNAWLYSPGLPPVDLNYDMTLTNACIALSQKWITAKEDDLSSFNSADLKDLSSHQLNEFLAQMLQRAPLPLGHIKRMQEVYNLNAINNSEIRFRWLRLCIQSKWEEAIPLALKMATEQGRMKFTRPLFKDLAAFDKSRDQAIRTYQGHRTSMHPVTAMLVGKDLKVD is encoded by the exons ATTTTGGATACAAAGGACCTTACAATAGAAAAGGTGGTCATCAATGGACAAGAAGTCAAATATGCTCTTGGAGAAAGACAAAGCTACAAAGGATCACCAATGGAAATCTCTCTTCCTATTCCTCTGAGCAA AAATCAAGAAGTCATTATAGAAATTTCTTTTGAGACATCTCCAAAATCTTCTGCTCTTCAGTGGCTCACTCCTGAACAAACTTCTGGGAAGGAACACCCATATCTCTTTAGTCAGTGCCAG GCCATCCACTGCAGAgcaattcttccttgccaagacACTCCTTCTGTGAAATTAACTTACAGTGCAGAG GTATCTGTCCCTAAAGAACTGGTGGCACTTATGAGTGCCATTCGTGATGGAGAAGCACCTGACCCAGAAGACTCGAGAAGGAAAATATACAGATTCAGCCAGAAA GTTCCGATCCCCTGCTACTTGATTGCTTTAGTTGCTGGAGCTTTAGAAAGCAG GCAAATTGGCCCGAGAACATTGGTATGGTCTGAGAAAGAGCAGGTGGAAAAATCTGCTTATGAATTTTCTGAG ACTGAATCTATGCTTAAAATTGCAGAAGATCTGGGAGGCCCATACGTATGGGGGCAGTATGACCTACTGGTCCTGCCGCCATCCTTCCCTTACGGTGGCATGGAAAATCCTTGCCTCACTTTTGTaactcctactctgctg GCAGGTGACAAGTCACTCTCGAAT gttattgcacatgaaatatctcATAGTTGGACAGGAAATCTAGTGACCAACAAAACTTGGGATCACTTTTG gtTAAATGAAGGACATACTGTGTACTTGGAACGCCACATTTGTGGGCGACTGTTTGGTGAAAAGTTCAGACACTTTCATGCTCTAGGAGGATGGGGAGAGCTACAGAATTCG ATGAAGACTTTTGGGGATACACATCCTTTCACCAAACTTGTGGTTGATCTGACGAATGTAGACCCTGACGTAGCATATTCTTCAGTTCCCTATGAAAAGGGCTTCGCTTTACTCTTTTACCTTGAACAACTTCTTGGAGGACCAG AGGTTTTCCTAGGATTCCTGAAGGCCTATATTGAAAAATTTTCCTATAAGAGCATAACCACTGATGACTGGAAGGATTTCCTGTATTCCCACTTTAAAGATAAG GTTGATATTCTCAATCAGGTTGATTGGAATGCCTGGCTCTACTCTCCTGGACTGCCCCCAGTAGACCTCAA TTATGATATGACTCTGACAAACGCTTGTATTGCCTTAAGTCAAAAATGGATCACT GCCAAAGAAGATGATTTAAGTTCATTCAACTCAGCAGATCTGAAAGATCTCTCTTCTCATCAATTGAATGAATTTTTAGCACAGATGCTCCAGAGA GCACCTCTTCCATTGGGGCACATAAAGCGAATGCAAGAGGTGTACAACTTAAATGCCATTAACAATTCTGAAATACGATTCAG ATGGTTACGGCTCTGCATTCAATCGAAATGGGAGGAAGCAATTCCTTTAGCTCTAAAAATGGcaactgaacaaggaagaatgaAGTTTACACGCCCCTTATTCAA GGACCTTGCTGCCTTTGACAAGTCCCGTGACCAAGCCATCCGTACTTACCAGGGGCACAGAACAAGTATGCACCCCGTGACTGCCATGCTGGTGGGGAAGGACTTAAAAGTGGATTAG
- the LTA4H gene encoding leukotriene A-4 hydrolase isoform X2, whose protein sequence is MPEVVDTCSLASPASVCRTKHLHLRCSVDFTRRVLTGTAALTVQSQEDDLRSLILDTKDLTIEKVVINGQEVKYALGERQSYKGSPMEISLPIPLSKNQEVIIEISFETSPKSSALQWLTPEQTSGKEHPYLFSQCQAIHCRAILPCQDTPSVKLTYSAEVSVPKELVALMSAIRDGEAPDPEDSRRKIYRFSQKVPIPCYLIALVAGALESRQIGPRTLVWSEKEQVEKSAYEFSETESMLKIAEDLGGPYVWGQYDLLVLPPSFPYGGMENPCLTFVTPTLLAGDKSLSNVIAHEISHSWTGNLVTNKTWDHFWLNEGHTVYLERHICGRLFGEKFRHFHALGGWGELQNSMKTFGDTHPFTKLVVDLTNVDPDVAYSSVPYEKGFALLFYLEQLLGGPEVFLGFLKAYIEKFSYKSITTDDWKDFLYSHFKDKVDILNQVDWNAWLYSPGLPPVDLNYDMTLTNACIALSQKWITAKEDDLSSFNSADLKDLSSHQLNEFLAQMLQRMVTALHSIEMGGSNSFSSKNGN, encoded by the exons ATTTTGGATACAAAGGACCTTACAATAGAAAAGGTGGTCATCAATGGACAAGAAGTCAAATATGCTCTTGGAGAAAGACAAAGCTACAAAGGATCACCAATGGAAATCTCTCTTCCTATTCCTCTGAGCAA AAATCAAGAAGTCATTATAGAAATTTCTTTTGAGACATCTCCAAAATCTTCTGCTCTTCAGTGGCTCACTCCTGAACAAACTTCTGGGAAGGAACACCCATATCTCTTTAGTCAGTGCCAG GCCATCCACTGCAGAgcaattcttccttgccaagacACTCCTTCTGTGAAATTAACTTACAGTGCAGAG GTATCTGTCCCTAAAGAACTGGTGGCACTTATGAGTGCCATTCGTGATGGAGAAGCACCTGACCCAGAAGACTCGAGAAGGAAAATATACAGATTCAGCCAGAAA GTTCCGATCCCCTGCTACTTGATTGCTTTAGTTGCTGGAGCTTTAGAAAGCAG GCAAATTGGCCCGAGAACATTGGTATGGTCTGAGAAAGAGCAGGTGGAAAAATCTGCTTATGAATTTTCTGAG ACTGAATCTATGCTTAAAATTGCAGAAGATCTGGGAGGCCCATACGTATGGGGGCAGTATGACCTACTGGTCCTGCCGCCATCCTTCCCTTACGGTGGCATGGAAAATCCTTGCCTCACTTTTGTaactcctactctgctg GCAGGTGACAAGTCACTCTCGAAT gttattgcacatgaaatatctcATAGTTGGACAGGAAATCTAGTGACCAACAAAACTTGGGATCACTTTTG gtTAAATGAAGGACATACTGTGTACTTGGAACGCCACATTTGTGGGCGACTGTTTGGTGAAAAGTTCAGACACTTTCATGCTCTAGGAGGATGGGGAGAGCTACAGAATTCG ATGAAGACTTTTGGGGATACACATCCTTTCACCAAACTTGTGGTTGATCTGACGAATGTAGACCCTGACGTAGCATATTCTTCAGTTCCCTATGAAAAGGGCTTCGCTTTACTCTTTTACCTTGAACAACTTCTTGGAGGACCAG AGGTTTTCCTAGGATTCCTGAAGGCCTATATTGAAAAATTTTCCTATAAGAGCATAACCACTGATGACTGGAAGGATTTCCTGTATTCCCACTTTAAAGATAAG GTTGATATTCTCAATCAGGTTGATTGGAATGCCTGGCTCTACTCTCCTGGACTGCCCCCAGTAGACCTCAA TTATGATATGACTCTGACAAACGCTTGTATTGCCTTAAGTCAAAAATGGATCACT GCCAAAGAAGATGATTTAAGTTCATTCAACTCAGCAGATCTGAAAGATCTCTCTTCTCATCAATTGAATGAATTTTTAGCACAGATGCTCCAGAGA ATGGTTACGGCTCTGCATTCAATCGAAATGGGAGGAAGCAATTCCTTTAGCTCTAAAAATGGcaactga